Proteins co-encoded in one Ooceraea biroi isolate clonal line C1 chromosome 9, Obir_v5.4, whole genome shotgun sequence genomic window:
- the LOC113561394 gene encoding uncharacterized protein LOC113561394 isoform X2 — protein MAKEMMIVFVYDTARCCKEEDDPAEAVLYFHPAWVSLTQRLALAGQLMGVHHFLTTSFSAPSSITLQGGKFVLKKFGQYVLAVGTDRNIQDWILERRADTLESLLKLFHCDLAKILESLNNDRNRFTEKLYQMFETYLPILQYSANLFSNIPVIKLPKSASNIFLEAMQILQHCQEINGVLGGALFYNNKIVATQLGADLTKQIVIIDPYRIKAPAERIPTEFSLPVGVQLLQVYIERKQFAKLLQEANNERYYNSCLDTVTKKMLQKRTVPKSSAKEPPTTSGMKRDTSRIFTVPEEGELDSANYPPTSQYVSSSMPFAINHESPIRRKQETVKPERSKSSATVNPLTPSVCATPLKDVNRVLHENAMLICSSENDGENEGSSSVSRDNDDDIPDVVKEALRCKRLNKLRNATSKEKLMKKKDPDRKSVSLPDLTSSITQHVNDIPKTYQPELEKMLHKFNKVSPDDHDSSRRKSFTRSSRRYSRTITDPCYPVFRFDGLSVSQSMYEQYVASQCEELHNDHGNDSAIRKHHDNDGNLRPKNLPNDLTNAKLPTNDSSSSLTKDICEERVKPYDKSKQETYKRSMSLPLKPLNIVAEVQNGDDRRKSTSECGGSSCEFPQRRKLDGLQLTPLMSKLSLLADERTSGFCSRETTPSEFRDLSGFSGGAATAAATTTTTTTTNQFIRQKLESVEKEVSDGEDELDEDWINKDDSAVCLEKTELFLCGFQNMVLVLLMENGTANNPELILSLWNTCVNTLGKLESRLQQCLEPMPSTENKELYSILSVDSQWDTVQRSGLWGVTELDIVSCLHDRFMRAGSLMDIIVRTEDTVVYGNQCGGIKVFYQQAVTPSAFGTLPTPADLMGIVALKAKRRLERDHGIVLL, from the exons ATGGCAAA GGAGATGATGATAGTATTCGTCTACGATACTGCAAGATGTTgtaaagaagaagatgatCCTGCGGAAGCAGTATTATACTTTCATCCAGCTTGGGTGTCCCTCACGCAGAGATTGGCTCTGGCGGGACAATTGATGGGCGTTCATCACTTCTTGACAACGTCGTTCTCAGCGCCAAGCTCCATCACGCTGCAGGGTGGAAAGTTTGTGCTGAAAAAATTCGGCCAATATGTGTTG GCGGTGGGGACCGATAGAAACATACAGGACTGGATACTCGAGAGACGCGCCGACACCCTCGAGTCACTGTTGAAACTTTTTCACTGTGATCTTGCCAAGATACTGGAGTCCCTTAATAACGATCGTAACAGATTCACCGAGAAATTGTACCAGATGTTTGAGACTTATTTACCGATTCTTCAATACAGTGCCAATCTATTCTCCAACATTCCAGTTATTAAACTTCCAAAG AGTGCCAGCAACATATTTCTAGAAGCGATGCAGATACTACAACATTGCCAAGAAATAAACGGCGTTTTGGGCGGCGCATTGTTCTACAATAACAA GATAGTCGCAACGCAGCTGGGTGCAGATTTGACGAAGCAGATCGTCATCATTGATCCTTATAGAATAAAGGCTCCCGCGGAAAGGATACCCACAGAATTTTCTCTGCCGGTTGGCGTTCAGTTGCTACAGGTGTACATAGAACGGAAGCAGTTTGCAAAGTTGTTGCAGGAGGCGAATAACGAACGGTATTACAACTCGTGTCTAGACACCGTGACCAAGAAGATGCTGCAGAAAAGG ACCGTGCCGAAAAGCAGCGCGAAGGAGCCGCCGACGACGTCTGGCATGAAACGAGATACCTCGCGGATCTTCACCGTGCCAGAGGAAGGCGAGCTCGACTCCGCGAATTACCCGCCGACATCGCAGTACGTGTCGTCGTCGATGCCATTCGCGATCAACCACGAGTCGCCGATCAGACGCAAGCAGGAAACCGTCAAGCCGGAACGTTCCAAGAGTAGCGCCACTGTTAATCCACTCACACCCAGCGTATGCGCGACACCGCTGAAAGACGTGAATCGGGTGTTGCACGAAAATGCCATGCTGATCTGCTCGTCGGAAAATGACGGCGAAAATGAAGGGTCTAGTAGTGTGTCGAGAGACAATGATGACGACATCCCGGACGTTGTCAAGGAAGCGCTCAG ATGCAAACGCCTGAACAAACTAAGAAATGCCACTTCGAAGGAGAAGCTGATGAAGAAAAAGGACCCTGACAGGAAAAGCGTAAGCCTGCCGGACTTGACATCATCGATTACGCAGCACGTGAATGATATTCCTAAAACTTATCAACCGGAGCTggaaaaaat GTTGCATAAGTTCAACAAAGTCTCCCCAGACGACCACGATTCATCCCGGCGGAAGTCTTTTACTAGAAGCAGTAGACGATACTCGCGCACTATTACCGATCCTTGTTACCCCGTTTTTCGATTCGACGGTCTATCGGTTTCGCAATCGATGTACGAGCAGTATGTTGCTTCGCAGTGCGAGGAACTGCACAACGATCATGGCAACGACAGCGCCATCCGAAAGCACCACGATAATGATGGCAATTTGCGACCGAAGAATCTTCCGAATGACCTGACGAACGCAAAACTGCCAACAAATGACAGCTCGAGCTCGCTCACGAAAGACATTTGCGAAG AACGCGTCAAACCCTACGACAAGAGCAAGCAGGAAACATACAAGAGATCGATGAGTTTGCCGCTGAAGCCGCTCAACATCGTTGCCGAGGTGCAGAACGGCGATGACCGGCGGAAATCGACATCGGAGTGTGGTGGGAGCTCGTGCGAGTTTCCGCAAAGACGGAAGCTGGACGGCCTGCAACTGACGCCGCTGATGTCGAAGCTGAGTTTACTAGCAGACGAACGAACCAGCGGTTTCTGCAGCCGCGAGACCACGCCGAGTGAATTCCGTGATCTGTCCGGATTTTCGGGCGGCGCAGCCACGGCCGCCGctacaacgacgacgacgacgacgacgaatcaatttatcagaCAGAAACTCGAGTCGGTCGAGAAGGAGGTGAGCGACGGCGAAGACGAATTGGACGAGGACTGGATCAACAAGGACGACTCTGCTGTCTGTCTCGAGAAGACGGAGCTGTTTCTTTGCGGATTCCAAAACATGGTGTTGGTGCTGCTGATGGAGAATGGCACCGCGAACAATCCGGAACTAATACTGTCTCTG TGGAATACTTGCGTAAACACATTGGGTAAACTCGAGTCACGACTGCAGCAATGTCTGGAACCGATGCCATCAACGGAGAATAAGGAATTATACAGTATTTTAAGCGTGGATTCACAGTGGGACACAGTACAACGTTCTGGACTCTGGGGTGTCACCGAGTTGGACATCGTATCCTGTCTCCACGATAGATTTATGCGCGCCGGCAGTTTGATGGACATTATTGTCAG AACGGAGGATACGGTGGTTTACGGTAATCAGTGTGGAGGAATAAAAGTGTTCTATCAGCAAGCAGTGACGCCAAGTGCTTTCGGGACGCTTCCGACTCCAGCGGATCTAATGGGAATTGTGGCTCTCAAAGCAAAACGTCGATTAGAGAGAGATCACGGGATCGTGTTGCTGTAA
- the LOC113561394 gene encoding uncharacterized protein LOC113561394 isoform X1, producing MFDQICDGIFVLECKAECIFREMMIVFVYDTARCCKEEDDPAEAVLYFHPAWVSLTQRLALAGQLMGVHHFLTTSFSAPSSITLQGGKFVLKKFGQYVLAVGTDRNIQDWILERRADTLESLLKLFHCDLAKILESLNNDRNRFTEKLYQMFETYLPILQYSANLFSNIPVIKLPKSASNIFLEAMQILQHCQEINGVLGGALFYNNKIVATQLGADLTKQIVIIDPYRIKAPAERIPTEFSLPVGVQLLQVYIERKQFAKLLQEANNERYYNSCLDTVTKKMLQKRTVPKSSAKEPPTTSGMKRDTSRIFTVPEEGELDSANYPPTSQYVSSSMPFAINHESPIRRKQETVKPERSKSSATVNPLTPSVCATPLKDVNRVLHENAMLICSSENDGENEGSSSVSRDNDDDIPDVVKEALRCKRLNKLRNATSKEKLMKKKDPDRKSVSLPDLTSSITQHVNDIPKTYQPELEKMLHKFNKVSPDDHDSSRRKSFTRSSRRYSRTITDPCYPVFRFDGLSVSQSMYEQYVASQCEELHNDHGNDSAIRKHHDNDGNLRPKNLPNDLTNAKLPTNDSSSSLTKDICEERVKPYDKSKQETYKRSMSLPLKPLNIVAEVQNGDDRRKSTSECGGSSCEFPQRRKLDGLQLTPLMSKLSLLADERTSGFCSRETTPSEFRDLSGFSGGAATAAATTTTTTTTNQFIRQKLESVEKEVSDGEDELDEDWINKDDSAVCLEKTELFLCGFQNMVLVLLMENGTANNPELILSLWNTCVNTLGKLESRLQQCLEPMPSTENKELYSILSVDSQWDTVQRSGLWGVTELDIVSCLHDRFMRAGSLMDIIVRTEDTVVYGNQCGGIKVFYQQAVTPSAFGTLPTPADLMGIVALKAKRRLERDHGIVLL from the exons ATGTTTGACCAAATCTGTGACGGAATATTTGTTCTTGAATGCAAAGCAGAATGTATTTTCAGGGAGATGATGATAGTATTCGTCTACGATACTGCAAGATGTTgtaaagaagaagatgatCCTGCGGAAGCAGTATTATACTTTCATCCAGCTTGGGTGTCCCTCACGCAGAGATTGGCTCTGGCGGGACAATTGATGGGCGTTCATCACTTCTTGACAACGTCGTTCTCAGCGCCAAGCTCCATCACGCTGCAGGGTGGAAAGTTTGTGCTGAAAAAATTCGGCCAATATGTGTTG GCGGTGGGGACCGATAGAAACATACAGGACTGGATACTCGAGAGACGCGCCGACACCCTCGAGTCACTGTTGAAACTTTTTCACTGTGATCTTGCCAAGATACTGGAGTCCCTTAATAACGATCGTAACAGATTCACCGAGAAATTGTACCAGATGTTTGAGACTTATTTACCGATTCTTCAATACAGTGCCAATCTATTCTCCAACATTCCAGTTATTAAACTTCCAAAG AGTGCCAGCAACATATTTCTAGAAGCGATGCAGATACTACAACATTGCCAAGAAATAAACGGCGTTTTGGGCGGCGCATTGTTCTACAATAACAA GATAGTCGCAACGCAGCTGGGTGCAGATTTGACGAAGCAGATCGTCATCATTGATCCTTATAGAATAAAGGCTCCCGCGGAAAGGATACCCACAGAATTTTCTCTGCCGGTTGGCGTTCAGTTGCTACAGGTGTACATAGAACGGAAGCAGTTTGCAAAGTTGTTGCAGGAGGCGAATAACGAACGGTATTACAACTCGTGTCTAGACACCGTGACCAAGAAGATGCTGCAGAAAAGG ACCGTGCCGAAAAGCAGCGCGAAGGAGCCGCCGACGACGTCTGGCATGAAACGAGATACCTCGCGGATCTTCACCGTGCCAGAGGAAGGCGAGCTCGACTCCGCGAATTACCCGCCGACATCGCAGTACGTGTCGTCGTCGATGCCATTCGCGATCAACCACGAGTCGCCGATCAGACGCAAGCAGGAAACCGTCAAGCCGGAACGTTCCAAGAGTAGCGCCACTGTTAATCCACTCACACCCAGCGTATGCGCGACACCGCTGAAAGACGTGAATCGGGTGTTGCACGAAAATGCCATGCTGATCTGCTCGTCGGAAAATGACGGCGAAAATGAAGGGTCTAGTAGTGTGTCGAGAGACAATGATGACGACATCCCGGACGTTGTCAAGGAAGCGCTCAG ATGCAAACGCCTGAACAAACTAAGAAATGCCACTTCGAAGGAGAAGCTGATGAAGAAAAAGGACCCTGACAGGAAAAGCGTAAGCCTGCCGGACTTGACATCATCGATTACGCAGCACGTGAATGATATTCCTAAAACTTATCAACCGGAGCTggaaaaaat GTTGCATAAGTTCAACAAAGTCTCCCCAGACGACCACGATTCATCCCGGCGGAAGTCTTTTACTAGAAGCAGTAGACGATACTCGCGCACTATTACCGATCCTTGTTACCCCGTTTTTCGATTCGACGGTCTATCGGTTTCGCAATCGATGTACGAGCAGTATGTTGCTTCGCAGTGCGAGGAACTGCACAACGATCATGGCAACGACAGCGCCATCCGAAAGCACCACGATAATGATGGCAATTTGCGACCGAAGAATCTTCCGAATGACCTGACGAACGCAAAACTGCCAACAAATGACAGCTCGAGCTCGCTCACGAAAGACATTTGCGAAG AACGCGTCAAACCCTACGACAAGAGCAAGCAGGAAACATACAAGAGATCGATGAGTTTGCCGCTGAAGCCGCTCAACATCGTTGCCGAGGTGCAGAACGGCGATGACCGGCGGAAATCGACATCGGAGTGTGGTGGGAGCTCGTGCGAGTTTCCGCAAAGACGGAAGCTGGACGGCCTGCAACTGACGCCGCTGATGTCGAAGCTGAGTTTACTAGCAGACGAACGAACCAGCGGTTTCTGCAGCCGCGAGACCACGCCGAGTGAATTCCGTGATCTGTCCGGATTTTCGGGCGGCGCAGCCACGGCCGCCGctacaacgacgacgacgacgacgacgaatcaatttatcagaCAGAAACTCGAGTCGGTCGAGAAGGAGGTGAGCGACGGCGAAGACGAATTGGACGAGGACTGGATCAACAAGGACGACTCTGCTGTCTGTCTCGAGAAGACGGAGCTGTTTCTTTGCGGATTCCAAAACATGGTGTTGGTGCTGCTGATGGAGAATGGCACCGCGAACAATCCGGAACTAATACTGTCTCTG TGGAATACTTGCGTAAACACATTGGGTAAACTCGAGTCACGACTGCAGCAATGTCTGGAACCGATGCCATCAACGGAGAATAAGGAATTATACAGTATTTTAAGCGTGGATTCACAGTGGGACACAGTACAACGTTCTGGACTCTGGGGTGTCACCGAGTTGGACATCGTATCCTGTCTCCACGATAGATTTATGCGCGCCGGCAGTTTGATGGACATTATTGTCAG AACGGAGGATACGGTGGTTTACGGTAATCAGTGTGGAGGAATAAAAGTGTTCTATCAGCAAGCAGTGACGCCAAGTGCTTTCGGGACGCTTCCGACTCCAGCGGATCTAATGGGAATTGTGGCTCTCAAAGCAAAACGTCGATTAGAGAGAGATCACGGGATCGTGTTGCTGTAA